One stretch of Acidimicrobiales bacterium DNA includes these proteins:
- a CDS encoding rod shape-determining protein, which yields MSENIFSSFLGRDMAVDLGTANTLVYVRGRGIVLNEPSVVAVNVKDGRPLAVGIEAKRMIGRTPSHIQAIRPLKDGVIADFEVCEKMLRYFIQKVHQRRFAKPRMVICVPSGITGVEQRAVQEAAEYAGARKPAYIIEEPMAAAIGAGLPVHEPTGNMVVDIGGGTTEVAVISLGGIVTSQSIRIGGDELDHSIIQFIKKEYSLALGERTSEEIKIALGSACALEEELHAEIRGRDLITGLPKTIVTSTQEIRDAIEEPLSAIVDSVKVTLDKTPPELAADIMEQGIVLTGGGALLHGLDARLSSETGMPIVIARNPLHSVAIGAGQCLEEFDALKQVLISSSGH from the coding sequence GTGTCGGAAAACATCTTCTCGTCGTTTCTCGGCCGCGACATGGCCGTCGACCTGGGCACCGCCAACACCCTCGTCTACGTCCGGGGCCGCGGCATCGTCCTGAACGAGCCGTCGGTCGTGGCCGTCAACGTGAAGGACGGCCGGCCGCTCGCCGTGGGCATCGAGGCCAAGCGCATGATCGGGCGCACGCCGAGCCACATCCAGGCCATCCGGCCCCTCAAGGACGGCGTCATCGCCGACTTCGAGGTCTGCGAGAAGATGCTGCGCTACTTCATCCAGAAGGTGCACCAGCGGCGTTTCGCCAAGCCCCGCATGGTGATCTGCGTGCCCTCGGGGATCACCGGGGTGGAGCAGCGGGCCGTCCAGGAGGCGGCCGAGTACGCCGGCGCCCGCAAGCCCGCGTACATCATCGAGGAGCCCATGGCCGCCGCCATCGGCGCCGGGCTCCCCGTCCACGAGCCCACCGGGAACATGGTCGTCGACATCGGTGGCGGCACCACCGAGGTCGCCGTCATCTCCCTCGGGGGCATCGTCACCAGCCAGTCGATCCGCATCGGCGGCGACGAGCTCGACCACTCGATCATCCAGTTCATCAAGAAGGAGTACAGCCTCGCCCTCGGCGAGCGAACGTCCGAGGAGATCAAGATCGCCCTCGGCTCGGCCTGCGCCCTCGAGGAGGAGCTGCACGCCGAGATCCGGGGCCGCGACCTGATCACCGGACTGCCCAAGACGATCGTCACGAGCACCCAGGAGATCCGCGACGCCATCGAGGAGCCCCTCTCCGCCATCGTCGACTCGGTCAAGGTCACGCTGGACAAGACCCCGCCCGAGCTGGCGGCCGACATCATGGAGCAGGGGATCGTCCTCACCGGTGGCGGCGCGCTCCTGCACGGCCTCGACGCCCGGCTCTCCTCGGAGACCGGCATGCCGATCGTGATCGCCCGCAACCCGTTGCACTCGGTCGCCATCGGGGCGGGCCAGTGCCTCGAGGAGTTCGACGCACTCAAGCAGGTGCTGATCTCCTCGAGCGGGCACTAA
- the ndk gene encoding nucleoside-diphosphate kinase: MDRTFVIVKPDAVERGLAGEIVSRFERKGLKLVAAELRLIDVDLAGRHYAEHAEKPFFSDLVAFITRSPALLLVVEGPGDTWKVVRTLMGPTDPKDAPPGTIRGDYGVILTENLVHGSDSPDSAERETALFFPGL; this comes from the coding sequence ATGGACCGCACCTTCGTCATCGTCAAGCCCGACGCCGTGGAGCGCGGCCTCGCGGGCGAGATCGTCTCCCGCTTCGAGCGCAAGGGGCTGAAGCTGGTCGCCGCCGAGCTCCGGCTGATCGACGTCGACCTGGCCGGCCGTCACTATGCGGAGCACGCCGAGAAGCCGTTCTTCTCCGACCTGGTGGCGTTCATCACCCGGTCGCCGGCGCTGCTGCTCGTCGTGGAGGGCCCCGGCGACACCTGGAAGGTCGTCCGCACCCTGATGGGCCCCACCGACCCCAAGGACGCCCCCCCCGGCACCATCCGCGGCGACTACGGGGTCATCCTCACCGAGAACCTCGTCCACGGCTCCGACAGCCCCGACAGCGCCGAGCGGGAGACAGCCCTGTTCTTCCCAGGGCTCTGA